Proteins encoded within one genomic window of Solibaculum mannosilyticum:
- the glmM gene encoding phosphoglucosamine mutase codes for MGRLFGTDGARGVANTELTCETAIQIGRAAAMVLAEASHHKPLILIGKDTRVSSDMLEAAMVAGLTSVGADVQLLGVVATPAVAYLVRKYKADAGVMISASHNPCEYNGIKLFNGEGFKLSDSLEEQIEAIVLDGAEQPPRPIGGDIGHVSTAKSAAEDYIRFVASTIDQSLFGMKVALDCANGSASYTAKKLFTTLGADVIMIHDQPDGVNINDKCGSTHMESLMETVKRFHCHLGLAFDGDADRCLAVDEKGELVDGDKIMAVFADQFMQEGTLKNDTVVVTVMSNLGFFRFCEEKGVKTVAAKVGDRYVLEQMLAGGHRLGGEQSGHIIFLDHNTTGDGQLTGAQLLNVLKKRGESLSKTASVMERYPQVMVNLRADSEQKKQFETDQKIRILVEEAEQKLGRDGRVLVRVSGTEPLVRVMVEGKDFDTINTLAVQLAKDIEARLV; via the coding sequence ATGGGAAGATTGTTTGGAACCGACGGCGCCCGCGGCGTCGCCAATACAGAGCTCACCTGTGAAACTGCCATTCAAATCGGCCGGGCCGCCGCTATGGTGCTGGCCGAAGCGTCGCATCATAAACCGCTGATCCTCATCGGCAAGGATACCCGTGTTTCCTCCGACATGCTGGAGGCCGCCATGGTAGCGGGGCTGACTTCGGTAGGAGCCGATGTGCAATTGCTGGGCGTGGTGGCCACTCCGGCGGTGGCTTATCTGGTGCGTAAATACAAGGCCGACGCCGGCGTGATGATTTCAGCGTCCCACAATCCCTGCGAATACAACGGCATCAAGCTGTTTAACGGCGAAGGCTTTAAGCTGTCCGATTCCCTGGAGGAGCAGATCGAAGCCATTGTTCTGGACGGCGCAGAGCAGCCGCCCCGTCCCATCGGAGGGGACATCGGCCATGTGTCGACGGCAAAATCGGCGGCTGAGGACTATATCCGTTTTGTGGCATCCACCATCGACCAGTCGCTGTTCGGCATGAAGGTGGCGCTGGACTGCGCCAACGGCTCGGCGTCTTACACCGCGAAAAAACTGTTTACCACCCTGGGTGCCGACGTCATTATGATCCACGACCAGCCCGACGGGGTGAATATCAACGACAAATGCGGTTCCACCCATATGGAGTCCCTGATGGAGACGGTCAAACGGTTCCACTGCCATTTAGGTCTCGCTTTCGACGGCGATGCCGACCGTTGCCTCGCCGTGGATGAAAAGGGAGAACTGGTGGACGGCGACAAGATCATGGCCGTCTTTGCCGACCAGTTCATGCAGGAGGGAACCCTGAAAAATGACACCGTCGTGGTGACGGTCATGTCCAACCTGGGATTTTTCCGGTTCTGCGAGGAAAAGGGCGTCAAGACGGTGGCTGCCAAGGTGGGTGACCGGTATGTGCTGGAACAGATGCTGGCCGGCGGGCATCGCTTGGGCGGCGAACAGTCGGGCCATATCATCTTCTTGGATCACAATACCACCGGCGACGGCCAATTGACCGGCGCACAGCTCTTGAACGTTTTAAAGAAGCGGGGGGAGAGCCTGTCCAAAACGGCGTCCGTGATGGAGCGGTATCCTCAGGTGATGGTCAACCTGCGTGCCGACAGCGAGCAAAAGAAACAGTTTGAAACCGATCAGAAGATCCGTATCCTGGTAGAGGAGGCCGAGCAGAAGCTGGGCCGGGACGGCCGTGTACTGGTGCGTGTCAGCGGGACGGAGCCGCTGGTGCGTGTCATGGTGGAAGGCAAGGACTTTGATACCATCAATACATTGGCCGTGCAGCTTGCCAAGGACATTGAGGCGAGGCTGGTATGA
- the ruvB gene encoding Holliday junction branch migration DNA helicase RuvB: protein MIPEDVESENPLRPRSLDQYIGQEKAKQNLSIYIEAARGRGEALDHVLLFGPPGLGKTTLSGIVAAEMGVHLRVTSGPAIEKPGDLAALLTNLSPGDVLFIDEIHRLSRSVEEVLYPAMEDFAIDIIIGKGPSARSIRLDLPHFTLVGATTRSGQLAAPLRDRFGIQLRLELYTPEELAQIVNRSASILGIDIDEDGALELASRSRGTPRIANRLLKRVRDFAQVLGEGKINTEIAQQALSRMEIDEMGLDANDRRMLDIIIHVYNGGPVGLDTLAAALGEESVTIEDVYEPYLMQIGFLSRTKQGRMALPPAYAHMGMEYTGQLSF, encoded by the coding sequence ATGATCCCGGAGGATGTGGAGAGCGAAAACCCGCTGCGTCCCCGCAGCTTGGATCAATATATCGGCCAGGAGAAGGCCAAGCAAAATCTGTCCATTTACATTGAGGCGGCCAGAGGCCGCGGGGAAGCGCTGGACCACGTGCTGCTGTTCGGCCCTCCCGGACTGGGAAAAACCACCCTTTCGGGTATCGTGGCGGCCGAGATGGGGGTGCATCTGCGGGTGACCTCCGGACCGGCCATTGAGAAGCCGGGGGATCTGGCCGCGCTTCTCACCAATCTGAGCCCGGGGGACGTGCTGTTCATCGACGAGATCCATCGGTTGTCCCGCAGCGTGGAGGAGGTTTTGTATCCCGCCATGGAGGATTTCGCCATCGATATTATCATCGGCAAGGGGCCGTCGGCCCGTTCCATCCGGCTGGACCTCCCTCATTTTACATTGGTGGGAGCCACCACCCGTTCCGGCCAGCTGGCGGCGCCTCTTCGGGACAGGTTCGGCATCCAGCTGAGGCTGGAGCTTTATACTCCCGAGGAGCTGGCCCAGATCGTCAACCGCAGCGCCTCCATCCTGGGCATCGACATCGATGAAGACGGGGCATTGGAACTGGCCTCCCGATCGAGAGGAACCCCCCGCATCGCCAACCGCCTGCTCAAGCGGGTACGGGACTTTGCCCAGGTGCTGGGAGAAGGCAAGATCAATACCGAGATCGCCCAGCAGGCATTGTCCCGCATGGAAATCGACGAGATGGGCCTGGACGCCAACGACCGCCGGATGCTGGATATCATTATCCATGTGTACAACGGCGGGCCGGTAGGCCTGGATACGTTGGCCGCCGCTCTCGGGGAGGAATCGGTCACCATTGAGGACGTGTATGAGCCCTATTTGATGCAGATCGGCTTTTTAAGCCGGACCAAGCAGGGCCGTATGGCGTTGCCGCCTGCCTATGCCCACATGGGCATGGAGTACACGGGCCAGCTGAGTTTCTAA
- the ruvA gene encoding Holliday junction branch migration protein RuvA, with protein sequence MFYSLTGKVVHTEPGFAVVECGGVGFQCHTTLGTLSRIQGETGPVTLYTYLNVREDALVLFGFADPEELHCFKMLISVNGVGPKMALALLSSLSVGQFAVCVANQDSKSLTRAPGVGPKIAQRIVLELKDKLSVKDKAGVELSMGGVPSASSNAQEAVDALAALGFSPAEASSAVGRLDSALPVEQLVRDALKTLGGG encoded by the coding sequence ATGTTTTATAGTTTAACGGGAAAGGTTGTGCACACGGAGCCAGGTTTTGCCGTGGTGGAATGCGGCGGGGTCGGGTTCCAGTGCCATACCACCTTGGGGACGCTGTCCCGCATCCAAGGGGAGACGGGCCCCGTCACCCTTTACACCTATTTAAACGTGCGGGAAGACGCCTTGGTGCTGTTCGGATTTGCCGATCCGGAGGAGCTCCACTGCTTTAAGATGCTCATCTCGGTAAACGGCGTGGGCCCCAAGATGGCGCTTGCGTTGCTTTCCAGCCTTTCGGTGGGGCAGTTTGCCGTGTGCGTCGCCAATCAGGATAGCAAGTCTCTCACCAGAGCGCCGGGCGTGGGTCCCAAGATCGCCCAGCGCATTGTGTTGGAACTCAAGGATAAATTATCGGTCAAGGATAAGGCCGGGGTGGAGCTTTCCATGGGAGGCGTGCCGTCGGCATCCAGCAACGCCCAGGAGGCGGTGGATGCTTTGGCAGCCTTGGGATTCTCACCGGCAGAAGCATCGTCGGCAGTGGGCAGGCTGGACAGCGCCCTGCCGGTGGAACAGCTTGTCCGCGACGCCCTCAAGACGCTGGGAGGAGGATGA
- the ruvC gene encoding crossover junction endodeoxyribonuclease RuvC: MLVLGIDPGYAIVGWGVLRYDRNQYIPVDFGAITTDAGTDFSQRLNDVYDGIYRLCQRYRPDAAAVEKLFFTSNQKTVIGVAEARGVTRLALRQNNVPFFEYTPLQVKQAVVGYGRAVKAQVMEMTRLMLGLKEVPKPDDTADALAIAICHAHSSGSILGSLKQGGSVPGVHLSIREGI, from the coding sequence ATGTTGGTTTTGGGCATTGACCCTGGATACGCCATTGTGGGATGGGGCGTGCTCCGGTACGATCGGAATCAGTATATCCCCGTGGACTTCGGCGCCATCACTACCGACGCCGGTACCGATTTCTCCCAGCGGCTCAATGATGTTTATGACGGCATCTATCGCCTGTGCCAGCGGTATCGTCCCGACGCGGCGGCGGTGGAGAAGCTGTTTTTTACCAGCAATCAAAAGACGGTCATCGGCGTGGCCGAGGCCAGAGGCGTCACCCGGCTGGCCCTCAGGCAAAACAACGTCCCGTTTTTTGAATACACTCCCCTTCAGGTCAAGCAGGCGGTGGTGGGATACGGCAGGGCGGTCAAGGCCCAGGTCATGGAGATGACCCGTCTCATGCTGGGGCTTAAGGAAGTCCCAAAGCCCGACGATACGGCCGATGCACTGGCTATCGCCATCTGCCATGCCCACTCGTCCGGCTCGATTTTAGGATCCCTCAAGCAGGGCGGATCGGTGCCGGGGGTGCATCTCTCCATCCGGGAGGGCATCTGA